Proteins encoded in a region of the Haloglomus salinum genome:
- a CDS encoding DEAD/DEAH box helicase, with amino-acid sequence MAATDAEGGPDYLDRPLLTPGFLEDRSYQTQLADASCDGHTLVCLPTGLGKTTVSLLVTAHRLAEYGGKALMLAPTKPLVEQHAAFYREALEIPDDEIVVFTGEVSPGDRAAVWQDARVVMATPQVIENDLVGNRIDLSSVVHCTFDECHRATGDYAYNYIAERYHADADRPLVTGMSASPGGDEEEILVVCRNLGIDDVEVMTEADADVAEHTYETQVDWTHLDLPDEVLAIRDALNDVIAERLEQLKQLGVTNSTDPSMSQKQLNAIRAKLQELINNGQSEGYEGMSAHAEIMKLRRAVELVETQSVESLRRYFERQRNAAQSSGASKAAQRFVSEPRVKEAMRKAEAFDDLHPKFRKTRLLLAETLGIQDGERVIVFTESRDTAESLTEFLSESFDVRRFVGQGDKEGSDGMTQTEQKDTLDAFRNGEFEVLVSTSVAEEGLDVPDVDLVLFYEPVPKGVRSIQRKGRTGRAQEGRVVVLIANDTRDEAFYWISKNEEQKMEAELRKLKGAEQDIEAELDDSQQSLDSFDGDAGDADAGGEEDTSGDGDAPETGASGTADAGAATDTASDERSGGSDGGQPGLGDFAGESDSDGADSDGATDDGPDSEEHGTDPADEGLVATAGGDPDTEDIEIVADQRELDSHIARDLSTREGVTTRLETLAVGDYVLSDRVAVERKSVDDFLDTLLGNDRSMFDQVGDAARHYARPIVILEGERLYEKRNVHPNAIRGALSSLAVDFGASVLQTRDTDETADLLEVIARREQDRDDREVRVHGEKSSKTLAEQQEYVVSSVAEVGPVTARALLDHFGSVEAVMTADADALKGVDGVGDVTATQIREVVNGEYDPS; translated from the coding sequence ATGGCGGCCACGGACGCCGAGGGCGGACCCGACTACCTCGACCGGCCACTGCTGACGCCGGGCTTCCTAGAGGACCGCAGCTACCAGACCCAGCTGGCCGATGCCTCATGCGACGGCCACACGCTGGTCTGCCTGCCCACCGGCCTCGGGAAGACGACGGTCTCGCTGCTCGTCACGGCACACCGGCTCGCGGAGTACGGCGGCAAGGCGCTGATGCTCGCGCCGACGAAACCGCTCGTCGAGCAACACGCCGCGTTCTACCGCGAAGCGCTGGAGATTCCCGACGACGAAATCGTCGTGTTCACGGGCGAGGTCAGCCCGGGCGACCGCGCCGCGGTCTGGCAGGACGCCCGCGTCGTGATGGCCACGCCGCAGGTCATCGAGAACGACCTCGTCGGGAACCGCATCGACCTCTCGTCGGTGGTCCACTGCACCTTCGACGAGTGCCACCGCGCCACCGGCGACTACGCCTACAACTACATCGCCGAGCGCTACCACGCCGACGCCGACAGGCCGCTCGTCACCGGCATGTCGGCCTCCCCGGGCGGCGACGAGGAGGAGATCCTCGTCGTCTGCCGGAACCTCGGCATCGACGACGTGGAGGTGATGACCGAGGCCGACGCCGACGTGGCCGAGCACACCTACGAGACGCAGGTCGACTGGACCCATCTGGACCTGCCCGACGAGGTGCTGGCGATACGGGACGCCCTGAACGACGTCATCGCCGAACGGCTGGAGCAACTGAAGCAACTCGGCGTGACGAACTCGACGGACCCCTCGATGTCCCAGAAGCAGCTGAACGCCATCCGCGCGAAGCTGCAGGAGCTCATCAACAACGGCCAGTCGGAGGGGTACGAGGGAATGAGCGCGCACGCCGAGATAATGAAGCTCCGGCGGGCGGTCGAACTGGTCGAGACCCAGTCCGTCGAGAGCCTGCGGCGCTACTTCGAGCGCCAGCGCAACGCAGCACAGTCCTCCGGCGCGTCGAAGGCGGCCCAGCGCTTCGTCTCCGAACCGCGCGTGAAAGAGGCGATGCGGAAGGCCGAGGCGTTCGACGACCTCCACCCGAAGTTCCGGAAGACCCGGCTCCTGCTCGCCGAGACGCTCGGCATCCAGGACGGCGAGCGCGTCATCGTGTTCACCGAGTCCCGCGACACCGCCGAGTCGCTCACGGAGTTCCTGAGCGAGAGCTTCGACGTGCGCCGGTTCGTCGGGCAGGGCGACAAGGAGGGCTCCGACGGGATGACCCAGACCGAGCAGAAGGACACCCTCGACGCCTTCCGGAACGGCGAGTTCGAGGTGCTCGTCTCGACCAGCGTCGCCGAGGAGGGGCTGGACGTGCCCGACGTGGACCTGGTGCTGTTCTACGAGCCCGTCCCGAAGGGCGTGCGCTCCATCCAGCGCAAGGGCCGGACCGGCCGCGCACAGGAGGGGCGGGTCGTCGTCCTCATCGCCAACGACACGCGCGACGAGGCGTTCTACTGGATATCGAAGAACGAGGAGCAGAAGATGGAAGCGGAGCTCCGGAAGCTGAAGGGCGCCGAGCAGGACATCGAGGCGGAACTGGACGACTCACAGCAGTCGCTGGACTCCTTCGACGGAGACGCCGGCGACGCGGACGCGGGGGGCGAGGAAGACACGAGCGGCGACGGCGACGCACCCGAAACGGGGGCGTCCGGCACGGCCGATGCCGGGGCAGCCACGGACACTGCGAGCGACGAGCGGAGCGGCGGGTCGGACGGCGGACAGCCGGGGCTCGGTGACTTCGCGGGCGAGAGCGACTCCGACGGGGCCGACAGCGATGGAGCGACCGACGACGGGCCGGACAGCGAGGAGCATGGCACCGACCCGGCGGACGAGGGCCTCGTCGCCACGGCCGGCGGCGACCCCGACACCGAGGACATCGAGATCGTCGCGGACCAGCGCGAACTCGACTCGCACATCGCGCGGGACCTCTCGACGCGCGAGGGCGTGACCACGCGGCTGGAGACGCTCGCGGTGGGGGACTACGTCCTCTCGGACCGCGTCGCGGTCGAGCGCAAGTCCGTCGACGACTTCCTCGATACGCTGCTGGGCAACGACCGCTCGATGTTCGACCAGGTCGGCGACGCCGCCCGCCACTACGCCCGACCCATCGTCATCCTGGAGGGCGAGCGCCTCTACGAGAAGCGCAACGTCCACCCGAACGCCATCCGGGGCGCCCTGTCGTCGCTCGCGGTCGACTTCGGCGCGAGCGTCCTCCAGACCCGCGACACCGACGAGACCGCCGACCTGCTGGAGGTCATCGCCCGGCGCGAACAGGACCGTGACGACCGGGAGGTCCGCGTCCACGGGGAGAAGTCCTCGAAGACGCTGGCCGAACAGCAGGAGTACGTCGTCTCCTCGGTCGCGGAGGTCGGCCCCGTCACCGCGCGGGCGCTGCTGGACCACTTCGGCAGCGTCGAGGCGGTGATGACCGCTGACGCCGACGCGCTCAAGGGAGTCGACGGAGTCGGCGACGTGACCGCGACGCAGATCCGCGAGGTCGTGAACGGGGAGTACGACCCCTCCTGA
- a CDS encoding DUF7474 family protein: MARFAYPCPDCRTTSNLHDADCEHDGITRAAVERAYVDILSVLSRRPVGRESLPDAIPGEWDGLHADALDRLVAERRVTDDDGPLRLLTAAEYTDLVREPTHEPLKTIYEHGSVPGAHDHSVFALVAYYEMVGLSWPETREQVIAWLRESGSWARGGWEEGSPEEVVDDKRHVYERGYGWKQAAEEAKAVIDRRG; encoded by the coding sequence GTGGCGCGCTTCGCGTACCCGTGTCCGGACTGTCGGACCACGAGCAATCTCCACGACGCCGACTGCGAGCACGACGGCATCACCCGTGCGGCCGTCGAGCGTGCGTACGTGGACATCCTGTCGGTCCTCTCGCGGCGACCGGTCGGGCGCGAGTCGCTCCCCGACGCGATACCGGGCGAGTGGGACGGGCTCCACGCCGACGCGCTCGACCGCCTCGTCGCCGAGCGCCGCGTCACGGACGACGACGGACCGTTACGGCTGCTCACCGCCGCGGAGTACACCGACCTCGTCCGGGAGCCGACCCACGAGCCGCTGAAGACCATCTACGAGCACGGCAGCGTCCCGGGCGCACACGACCACAGCGTCTTCGCGCTCGTCGCGTACTACGAGATGGTCGGCCTCTCGTGGCCCGAGACCCGTGAACAGGTCATCGCGTGGCTCCGCGAATCGGGGTCCTGGGCCCGTGGCGGCTGGGAGGAGGGCTCCCCGGAGGAGGTCGTCGACGACAAACGACACGTCTACGAGCGCGGGTACGGCTGGAAGCAGGCGGCCGAGGAAGCGAAGGCCGTCATCGACAGGCGTGGATGA